In Alkalihalobacterium alkalinitrilicum, a genomic segment contains:
- the wrbA gene encoding NAD(P)H:quinone oxidoreductase produces MGFLEKLFGTKKETNEMSNVKLAVIYYSMGGTNYQLAQWAEEGAKEAGAEVKVLRVPELAPQSVIDENEGWKAHVEATKDVPEVSLDDLEWADAIIFSVPTRFGNMPAQMKQFLDTTGGLWFHGKLVNKVVSAMSSAQNPHGGHEATILSLYTSMHHWGAIIASPGYTDPVQFTSGGNPYGVSVTVGQDGKMIEDVHAAVKHQAKRTVTIAEWVKKGNQ; encoded by the coding sequence ATGGGATTTTTAGAAAAATTATTTGGAACTAAAAAGGAGACGAATGAGATGTCAAACGTAAAATTAGCCGTTATTTATTACAGTATGGGTGGAACAAACTATCAGTTAGCACAATGGGCTGAAGAAGGTGCGAAAGAAGCAGGTGCTGAAGTTAAAGTATTGCGAGTACCTGAGCTTGCTCCACAATCAGTGATCGACGAAAATGAAGGTTGGAAAGCACATGTTGAAGCAACGAAAGATGTACCTGAAGTTAGTTTAGACGATCTTGAATGGGCCGATGCAATTATTTTCAGTGTGCCAACACGATTTGGTAACATGCCAGCGCAAATGAAGCAATTTTTAGATACAACTGGTGGACTATGGTTCCATGGAAAGCTAGTTAATAAAGTTGTAAGTGCGATGTCTTCCGCACAAAATCCACATGGTGGTCATGAAGCAACGATCCTTTCACTTTACACATCTATGCATCACTGGGGTGCGATTATTGCTTCACCTGGTTACACAGATCCAGTTCAATTTACTTCAGGCGGGAACCCATACGGAGTTAGTGTAACAGTGGGTCAAGATGGAAAAATGATCGAAGACGTGCATGCAGCGGTTAAACATCAAGCGAAGCGCACAGTGACAATTGCTGAATGGGTGAAAAAAGGAAATCAATAA
- a CDS encoding MBL fold metallo-hydrolase, whose product MHSIEKIGKKFWYITPISETDRPVLGIVVGNNKTLLIDTGNSEDHIQYFLDKLSKRQVPYPDIVVITHCHWDHIFGLAALSKTVSISSEKTRKEMEKLIHLSWSDEALDERVKEGTEIEFCANAIKKEFTDHRDITITLPDLVFENKVEIDLGGVTCIVQHVGGDHASDSSIVYIKEEKILFLGDCLYANIFSEKENYTIQGTLELLDKLERFETDTYILSHSKQISKEEFNQQITMIRTIAGYTDRFGGDAQKVIKEYRKQVGRDLTEDEMATVVYFVNGY is encoded by the coding sequence ATGCATTCGATCGAAAAGATTGGTAAGAAGTTTTGGTATATAACTCCAATATCGGAGACTGACAGACCAGTTCTGGGGATAGTTGTTGGTAATAACAAGACATTATTGATTGATACAGGAAATTCGGAAGATCACATCCAATATTTTCTAGATAAGCTTTCAAAAAGGCAAGTTCCATATCCTGATATCGTAGTAATTACTCACTGCCATTGGGATCATATCTTTGGCCTTGCAGCTTTATCAAAAACTGTATCTATTTCTTCCGAAAAAACAAGAAAGGAAATGGAGAAACTAATTCACCTTTCATGGTCAGACGAAGCTTTAGATGAAAGAGTTAAAGAAGGAACAGAAATTGAATTTTGTGCAAATGCGATTAAGAAAGAGTTCACTGACCATCGAGATATTACCATTACCTTACCTGATTTAGTATTTGAAAACAAAGTGGAAATTGATCTTGGGGGAGTAACCTGCATCGTTCAGCATGTTGGGGGTGACCATGCATCTGACTCTTCAATTGTGTATATAAAAGAAGAGAAAATTCTATTTTTAGGAGATTGTCTTTATGCTAACATTTTTTCAGAAAAGGAGAACTATACAATTCAGGGAACACTTGAGTTATTAGATAAATTAGAAAGATTTGAAACAGATACATACATTCTTTCTCATTCAAAGCAGATTTCAAAAGAGGAATTTAATCAGCAAATTACGATGATTAGAACCATTGCAGGATATACAGATCGTTTTGGTGGGGATGCACAGAAAGTAATAAAAGAATATAGGAAGCAGGTAGGAAGAGACCTGACAGAAGATGAAATGG